A single Drosophila miranda strain MSH22 chromosome XR, D.miranda_PacBio2.1, whole genome shotgun sequence DNA region contains:
- the LOC108152312 gene encoding uncharacterized protein LOC108152312: MATANVKIVESKLDIFQAPQSYALAHAVESSFSALRGSLAWQFSLIYGDVEELRQRRVARGNCAVLEHNARFVYYLVTKTSIYDASTYEDVQAALICMREHMRNHEITKVAMPRICCGNDGLDWKQVKRLMQQTFAHGEYPIEILICEHEDMSKELAAPKCQITEAKGNLFSAPENFALVHSVSADFAMCAGINLQFRCKFGQTDELKRQNKHTGNVAVLEQGGRFIYNLVTKERSHEKCTYTALYYALLAMREHMRENSVTKLAIPRLGCGIDRLDWLRVRSLLELVFADDKVDIIAFFYTPPQMVKASMNIVCPTCHHMKTIQIPRSVSASRQSLHREKTPF; the protein is encoded by the exons ATGGCCACAGCGAATGTGAAGATCGTCGAGTCGAAGCTGGACATATTCCAAGCACCGCAGAGCTATGCACTGGCCCATGCCGTTGAGTCATCGTTCTCGGCGCTGCGCGGGTCCCTCGCCTGGCAGTTCAGCCTCATATATGGGGATGTGGAGGAGCTGCGTCAGAGGCGGGTGGCGCGGGGCAACTGTGCCGTGCTGGAGCACAATGCACGATTCGTCTACTATTTGGTGACCAAGACGAGCATCTACGATGCCTCCACATATGAGGACGTTCAGGCGGCATTGATTTGTATGCGAGAACATATG CGCAATCATGAAATCACCAAAGTGGCGATGCCCCGCATCTGCTGCGGTAACGATGGCCTCGACTGGAAGCAAGTGAAGCGCCTGATGCAGCAGACCTTTGCCCACGGCGAGTATCCCATCGAGATTTTGATCTGCGAGCATGAGGACATGTCCAAGGAG CTGGCTGCACCCAAGTGTCAGATTACCGAGGCCAAGGGCAACCTGTTCAGTGCGCCGGAAAACTTCGCGCTGGTCCACTCTGTCAGTGCAGACTTTGCCATGTGTGCGGGTATCAACTTGCAGTTCCGCTGCAAGTTCGGCCAGACGGATGAGCTGAAGAGGCAAAACAAGCACACGGGTAATGTGGCAGTGCTGGAGCAGGGCGGACGGTTCATCTACAACCTGGTGACCAAGGAGCGCAGCCACGAGAAGTGCACCTACACGGCCCTCTACTACGCGCTGCTGGCCATGCGCGAACACATG AGGGAGAACAGCGTCACAAAGTTGGCCATTCCCCGCCTGGGGTGTGGCATCGATCGTCTGGACTGGCTGCGTGTCCGCAGCCTGCTGGAGCTGGTCTTCGCCGACGACAAAGTGGACATCATTGCCTTCTTCTACACTCCGCCCCAGATGGTTAAGGCCAGCATGAACATTGTCTGTCCCACTTGTCATCATATGAAGACCATACAGATACCGCGTTCGGTCAGCGCATCGCGTCAATCGCTCCACCGGGAGAAGACCCCATTCTGA
- the LOC108152313 gene encoding ADP-ribose glycohydrolase OARD1 isoform X2, with protein MAGQGYQISEIDGDLFSAPKTHSLAHCVGADLAMGAGIAVKFKEVYGKVDELRAQKAASGDVAVLKDNERYIYYLVTKPQSWGKPTYESLQSSLEQMREHMRKNNVKQLAIPRIGCGIDGLEWEKVSGVLEYVFGQEPLEIVVYNFVPPPSQ; from the exons ATGGCAGGACAAGGCTACCAAATCAGCGAGATCGATGGGGACCTTTTCTCGGCTCCCAAGACGCACTCGCTGGCCCATTGCGTGGGCGCTGATTTGGCCATGGGCGCGGGCATAGCTGTGAAATTCAAGGAGGTCTACGGCAAGGTCGATGAGCTGCGTGCCCAGAAGGCGGCCAGCGGTGATGTGGCTGTGCTCAAGGACAATGAGCGCTATATTTACTATCTGGTGACGAAGCCACAAAGCTGGGGAAAACCCACATACGAGTCCCTGCAGTCCTCTCTGGAGCAGATGCGCGAACACATG CGCAAGAACAACGTAAAGCAGCTGGCCATACCGCGCATCGGGTGCGGCATTGATGGCTTGGAATGGGAGAAGGTGAGCGGCGTGCTGGAGTACGTGTTCGGGCAGGAGCCGCTGGAGATTGTGGTCTACAACTTTGTGCCCCCGCCAAGCCAATAA
- the LOC108152314 gene encoding ADP-ribose glycohydrolase OARD1, with protein MSGFTYKEVNGDLFSVKADYSMCHCVAADLRMGKGIAIKFRTKFGQLLTLQRQNVQPGGVAILKDKERFVYNLVTKQTSWGKPTYQLLHSSLTAMRQHMIAHNVHKLAMPRIGCGLDGLSWNKVKEMVCEIFQSDAIELVVYNYVPGAAKE; from the exons ATGTCAGGTTTTACTTATAAAGAAGTGAATGGGGACTTATTCAGCGTTAAGGCCGACTATTCCATGTGCCATTGCGTAGCCGCCGACTTGCGTATGGGCAAAGGGATCGCCATCAAGTTTCG CACCAAATTTGGCCAGCTACTGACTTTGCAGAGGCAGAATGTCCAGCCTGGCGGTGTGGCCATCCTAAAGGATAAGGAGCGTTTCGTCTACAATCTCGTTACCAAGCAAACGAGCTGGGGCAAGCCCACCTATCAGCTTCTCCACAGCTCCTTGACCGCCATGCGGCAGCATATG ATTGCCCACAATGTCCACAAGCTGGCTATGCCCCGCATTGGGTGCGGCCTGGACGGACTCTCTTGGAATAAAGTGAAAGAAATGGTCTGCGAGATTTTCCAATCGGATGCTATTGAACTAGTTGTATACAATTATGTACCAGGCGCAGCCAAAGAGTAA
- the LOC108152313 gene encoding ADP-ribose glycohydrolase OARD1 isoform X1 produces MFLARRTSPQLTTQLLQLRQAFRRAFVVGMAGQGYQISEIDGDLFSAPKTHSLAHCVGADLAMGAGIAVKFKEVYGKVDELRAQKAASGDVAVLKDNERYIYYLVTKPQSWGKPTYESLQSSLEQMREHMRKNNVKQLAIPRIGCGIDGLEWEKVSGVLEYVFGQEPLEIVVYNFVPPPSQ; encoded by the exons ATGTTTCTAGCACGCCGCACAAGTCCTCAACTAACTACACAATTACTAC AGCTACGTCAAGCATTTCGTCGCGCTTTTGTGGTCGGCATGGCAGGACAAGGCTACCAAATCAGCGAGATCGATGGGGACCTTTTCTCGGCTCCCAAGACGCACTCGCTGGCCCATTGCGTGGGCGCTGATTTGGCCATGGGCGCGGGCATAGCTGTGAAATTCAAGGAGGTCTACGGCAAGGTCGATGAGCTGCGTGCCCAGAAGGCGGCCAGCGGTGATGTGGCTGTGCTCAAGGACAATGAGCGCTATATTTACTATCTGGTGACGAAGCCACAAAGCTGGGGAAAACCCACATACGAGTCCCTGCAGTCCTCTCTGGAGCAGATGCGCGAACACATG CGCAAGAACAACGTAAAGCAGCTGGCCATACCGCGCATCGGGTGCGGCATTGATGGCTTGGAATGGGAGAAGGTGAGCGGCGTGCTGGAGTACGTGTTCGGGCAGGAGCCGCTGGAGATTGTGGTCTACAACTTTGTGCCCCCGCCAAGCCAATAA
- the LOC117185789 gene encoding extensin isoform X1, with protein MSDRYQAGYYDHHQHTHSHSHHPHPHTHPHPYPHQTAMSHYPPQPYRSGYPGYHPYPSGYSYGSASSSYMPNYYRYAAYASPHYSQPHAHPHQGMFTPAGQQLIPSSVLHYPPRSHPQAHPYQHQQQQQHQQQHPQQQQQQPQPQQPQQHQQQSSYEQPPPSLYSSSASSSAYGQTRGFGGYPGPTPHYAPPGRSTTPAPNRTVLPPNYLEPIRGYTEQHQHQHQHQHQQLPPSATPKLEESMPVELEVEAGSPAQRLTTSPPLISATGTDSGISNCSTRARSDSSQSTPVYSGEYPVNMSVESASCVPYHCPAEHEEEPQHQQQPSMESEPELEESKVTSVREAQSGSTPLDIPDDISATAAQSSQSASPPKPLVASIDKATPTPTAATVSEINLAKPHKETAGAGAGAGAEAQADTAAERTSTTPQDAGEQGSPGNPISEDAAEMQELGQQQQEHPLPPATTSINWSTSPRRSRTPPVPQNSPVGYGQSASVTPVLAPLFQQQQTPSSHKRQTTAAKSRSISCSNSNSNRIMECDLIPSKKSKRRTGKREAGGEEQAESVESTVREQIRDIKPLPGFLQAFGSTEIGRFSERFLQTPESLVERLAEEYAASNSTFSPYTTGGNYETHSTPPQSYHPYEEQQHAGYQGHMHMAHARNRGMRGHANYGYEMPDYMAYERYAAYGAGRPRHRYGEIRCNGY; from the exons ATGTCGGACCGATACCAAGCCGGCTACTACGATCACCACCAGCATACTCATTCTCATTCTCATCATCCCCATCCGCATACGCATCCGCATCCGTATCCCCATCAGACAGCCATGTCGCACTATCCACCGCAGCCGTACAGATCGGGCTATCCTGGCTACCATCCCTATCCCAGCGGCTACAGCTATGGATCGGCCAGCTCTTCGTACATGCCCAACTATTATCGCTATGCCGCCTATGCCTCGCCCCACTACAGCCAGCCGCACGCGCATCCGCACCAGGGAATGTTCACGCCCGCTGGCCAGCAGCTGATCCCCTCCAGCGTGCTGCACTATCCGCCCAGGTCGCATCCCCAGGCACATCCCtaccagcatcagcagcagcagcagcatcaacagcagcatccgcagcagcagcagcagcagccgcagccacagcagccacagcagcatcagcagcagtcCAGCTACGAGCAGCCGCCTCCCTCGCTGTACAGTTCTTCCGCCTCCAGTTCAGCCTACGGACAGACGAGAGGCTTTGGAGGCTATCCGGGACCCACGCCCCATTACGCGCCGCCAGGACGGTCGACAACACCAGCACCCAATCGAACAGTTCTGCCACCCAACTATCTAGAGCCAATCCGTGGCTACACagagcagcatcagcaccagcaccagcaccagcaccaacagTTGCCGCCGTCTGCCACACCGAAGCTGGAGGAATCGATGCCCGTagagctggaggtggaggcaGGATCGCCAGCACAAAGGCTCACCACCTCGCCGCCCCTGATCAGCGCCACGGGCACCGACAGCGGGATCAGCAACTGCAGCACGCGGGCCAGGAGCGACAGCAGCCAGAGCACGCCCGTCTACAGCGGCGAGTATCCGGTGAATATGTCCGTGGAGTCGGCCTCCTGTGTGCCCTACCACTGTCCCGCCGAGCACGAGGAGGAGccacagcaccagcagcagccatcaaTGGAGTCGGAGCCGGAGCTGGAGGAGAGCAAAGTGACAAGTGTCAGGGAGGCCCAGTCCGGCTCCACTCCGCTCGATATTCCGG ATGACATAAGCGCGACAGCGGCGCAGTCGTCGCAGTCGGCGTCGCCGCCAAAACCGCTAGTGGCCAGCATTGATAAGGCGACTCCGACGCCCACAGCCGCCACCGTGTCGGAAATCAATTTGGCGAAGCCACACAAGGAgacagcaggagcaggagcaggagcaggagccgaGGCACAGGCAGACACGGCAGCAGAAAGGACGTCTACAACGCCCCAGGATGCAGGAGAGCAGGGCTCGCCTGGCAATCCAATCAGCGAGGATGCAGCGGAAATGCAAGAGCTAGGG cagcagcaacaggaacATCCATTGCCGCCAGCCACAACGTCCATCAACTGGAGTACTTCCCCGCGACGCTCGCGCACTCCGCCCGTGCCACAGAACTCGCCCGTGGGCTATGGCCAGTCGGCCAGCGTCACGCCCGTGTTGGCTCCTCtgtttcagcagcagcagacgccgAGCAGCCATAAGCGGCAGACAACGGCTGCCAAAAGCCGGAGCATcagctgcagcaacagcaacagcaatcgCATCATGGAATGCGATCTCATTCCCAGCAAGAAATCAAAGCGAAGGACAGGCAAAAGGGAAGCCGGAGGAGAGGAGCAGGCGGAGTCGGTGGAGTCCACAGTCAGAGAGCAGATAAGG GACATCAAGCCGTTGCCTGGTTTCCTGCAGGCCTTTGGCTCCACCGAAATTGGTCGCTTCTCGGAGAGGTTCCTGCAGACCCCCGAGTCGCTGGTCGAGCGCCTGGCCGAGGAATATGCCGCAAGCAACAGCACTTTCTCCCCCTATACCACGGGGGGCAACTACGAGACCCACTCCACGCCTCCTCAAAGCTATCATCCCTacgaggagcagcagcacgCTGGCTACCAGGGGCACATGCACATGGCCCATGCACGGAACCGGGGAATGCGCGGACACGCCAACTATGGCTATGAAATGCCGGACTACATGGCGTATGAGCGATATGCGGCCTACGGAGCGGGCAGGCCACGACACCGATATGGGGAGATACGCTGCAATGGCTACTAA
- the LOC108152308 gene encoding E3 ubiquitin-protein ligase parkin, with protein MSFIFELITSFVRKMLELLTFGGKTLKNTLKIYVKTNTGRTLTVNLEPQWDIKNVKELVAPQLGLQPEEVKIIFAGKELSDATTIMQCDLGQQSTLHAIRMRPPTIQREKLLSMSFEEEEPTGTPTEEASKPLNETLLDLQLENDERLNITDEYRVRAKAHFFVHCGQCDKLCNGKLRVRCSLCKGGAFTVHRDPECWDDVLKPRRIPGHCESLEIACVDNAAGDPPYAEFYFKCAEHVSGGEKDFAAPLNLIKNNIKDVPCLACTDVSETVLVFPCAAQHVTCIDCFRQYCRSRLGERQFMPHPDFGYTLPCPAGCEHSFIEEIHHFKLLTREEYDRYQRFATEEYVLQAGGVLCPQPGCGMGLLVDPDCRKVTCQNGCGYVFCRNCLQGYHIGDCLPNGGSTSAPNSCEYAVDPNRAAEARWEEATNVTIKVSTKPCPKCRTPTERDGGCMHMVCTRAGCGFEWCWVCQTEWTRDCMGAHWFG; from the exons ATGAGTTTTATATTCGAATTAATTACTTCATTTGTGCGCAAAATGCTGGAGCTGCTGACATTTGGGGGTAAGACATTGAAAAACACGCTTAAAATCTATGTAAAAACAAACACTGGCCGCACGCTGACGGTGAACTTGGAGCCGCAGTGGGACATCAAAAATGTGAAAGAATTGGTGGCTCCGCAGCTGGGACTGCAGCCGGAGGAGGTGAAAATCATATTTGCCGGCAAAGAGCTAAGTGATGCAACCACCATAATG CAATGCGATCTGGGCCAGCAAAGTACATTGCACGCAATTCGCATGCGACCGCCCACTATACAGCGGGAGAAACTTCTTTCCATGTCGTttgaggaggaggagcccaCAGGGACACCAACCGAAGAAGCCTCCAAGCCGCTTAACGAAACCCTGCTGGATTTACAGCTGGAGAACGATGAGCGACTAAACATCACCGACGAAT ATCGAGTCCGTGCCAAGGCCCACTTCTTTGTGCACTGCGGGCAGTGCGATAAGTTGTGCAACGGCAAGCTCCGAGTACGCTGCTCGCTCTGCAAGGGAGGCGCCTTCACAGTACATCGCGATCCCGAATGCTGGGACGATGTTCTCAAGCCCCGACGCATACCCGGACACTGTGAGAGCCTGGAGATCGCCTGTGTTGACAATGCGGCTGGCGACCCGCCCTATGCCGAGTTCTATTTCAAGTGCGCTGAGCACGTCTCGGGCGGAGAAAAGGACTTCGCGGCGCCacttaatttaattaaaaacaatATCAAAGATGTGCCCTGCCTGGCATGCACGGATGTAAG TGAAACTGTTTTGGTCTTCCCCTGCGCTGCCCAGCACGTCACCTGTATTGACTGTTTTCGGCAATATTGCCGTTCGCGTCTCGGCGAACGCCAGTTCATGCCCCATCCGGACTTTGGCTACACTCTGCCTTGTCCTGCTGGCTGTGAGCACTCGTTTATTGAGGAAATCCATCACTTTAAGCTGCTGACACGCGAGGAGTACGATCGGTATCAGCGATTTGCCACAGAGGAGTATGTGCTGCAGGCTGGCGGCGTTCTCTGCCCACAGCCGGGATGCGGCATGGGATTGCTCGTGGACCCCGACTGCCGCAAGGTGACCTGTCAAAATGGCTGTGGTTATGTGTTCTGTCGCAACTGCCTGCAGGGCTATCATATTGGGGATTGTCTGCCCAACGGGGGCAGTACCAGTGCCCCCAACTCCTGCGAGTACGCCGTGGACCCGAAT CGCGCGGCCGAGGCTCGCTGGGAGGAGGCCACCAACGTCACCATCAAAGTCAGTACCAAGCCCTGTCCAAAATGTCGAACGCCCACTGAGCGCGATG GCGGCTGCATGCACATGGTCTGCACACGCGCTGGCTGCGGCTTCGAGTGGTGCTGGGTCTGTCAGACGGAGTGGACCCGTGACTGCATGGGCGCCCACTGGTTTGGCTGA
- the LOC117185789 gene encoding altered inheritance of mitochondria protein 3 isoform X2, translating to MSDRYQAGYYDHHQHTHSHSHHPHPHTHPHPYPHQTAMSHYPPQPYRSGYPGYHPYPSGYSYGSASSSYMPNYYRYAAYASPHYSQPHAHPHQGMFTPAGQQLIPSSVLHYPPRSHPQAHPYQHQQQQQHQQQHPQQQQQQPQPQQPQQHQQQSSYEQPPPSLYSSSASSSAYGQTRGFGGYPGPTPHYAPPGRSTTPAPNRTVLPPNYLEPIRGYTEQHQHQHQHQHQQLPPSATPKLEESMPVELEVEAGSPAQRLTTSPPLISATGTDSGISNCSTRARSDSSQSTPVYSGEYPVNMSVESASCVPYHCPAEHEEEPQHQQQPSMESEPELEESKVTSVREAQSGSTPLDIPDDISATAAQSSQSASPPKPLVASIDKATPTPTAATVSEINLAKPHKETAGAGAGAGAEAQADTAAERTSTTPQDAGEQGSPGNPISEDAAEMQELGQQQEHPLPPATTSINWSTSPRRSRTPPVPQNSPVGYGQSASVTPVLAPLFQQQQTPSSHKRQTTAAKSRSISCSNSNSNRIMECDLIPSKKSKRRTGKREAGGEEQAESVESTVREQIRDIKPLPGFLQAFGSTEIGRFSERFLQTPESLVERLAEEYAASNSTFSPYTTGGNYETHSTPPQSYHPYEEQQHAGYQGHMHMAHARNRGMRGHANYGYEMPDYMAYERYAAYGAGRPRHRYGEIRCNGY from the exons ATGTCGGACCGATACCAAGCCGGCTACTACGATCACCACCAGCATACTCATTCTCATTCTCATCATCCCCATCCGCATACGCATCCGCATCCGTATCCCCATCAGACAGCCATGTCGCACTATCCACCGCAGCCGTACAGATCGGGCTATCCTGGCTACCATCCCTATCCCAGCGGCTACAGCTATGGATCGGCCAGCTCTTCGTACATGCCCAACTATTATCGCTATGCCGCCTATGCCTCGCCCCACTACAGCCAGCCGCACGCGCATCCGCACCAGGGAATGTTCACGCCCGCTGGCCAGCAGCTGATCCCCTCCAGCGTGCTGCACTATCCGCCCAGGTCGCATCCCCAGGCACATCCCtaccagcatcagcagcagcagcagcatcaacagcagcatccgcagcagcagcagcagcagccgcagccacagcagccacagcagcatcagcagcagtcCAGCTACGAGCAGCCGCCTCCCTCGCTGTACAGTTCTTCCGCCTCCAGTTCAGCCTACGGACAGACGAGAGGCTTTGGAGGCTATCCGGGACCCACGCCCCATTACGCGCCGCCAGGACGGTCGACAACACCAGCACCCAATCGAACAGTTCTGCCACCCAACTATCTAGAGCCAATCCGTGGCTACACagagcagcatcagcaccagcaccagcaccagcaccaacagTTGCCGCCGTCTGCCACACCGAAGCTGGAGGAATCGATGCCCGTagagctggaggtggaggcaGGATCGCCAGCACAAAGGCTCACCACCTCGCCGCCCCTGATCAGCGCCACGGGCACCGACAGCGGGATCAGCAACTGCAGCACGCGGGCCAGGAGCGACAGCAGCCAGAGCACGCCCGTCTACAGCGGCGAGTATCCGGTGAATATGTCCGTGGAGTCGGCCTCCTGTGTGCCCTACCACTGTCCCGCCGAGCACGAGGAGGAGccacagcaccagcagcagccatcaaTGGAGTCGGAGCCGGAGCTGGAGGAGAGCAAAGTGACAAGTGTCAGGGAGGCCCAGTCCGGCTCCACTCCGCTCGATATTCCGG ATGACATAAGCGCGACAGCGGCGCAGTCGTCGCAGTCGGCGTCGCCGCCAAAACCGCTAGTGGCCAGCATTGATAAGGCGACTCCGACGCCCACAGCCGCCACCGTGTCGGAAATCAATTTGGCGAAGCCACACAAGGAgacagcaggagcaggagcaggagcaggagccgaGGCACAGGCAGACACGGCAGCAGAAAGGACGTCTACAACGCCCCAGGATGCAGGAGAGCAGGGCTCGCCTGGCAATCCAATCAGCGAGGATGCAGCGGAAATGCAAGAGCTAGGG cagcaacaggaacATCCATTGCCGCCAGCCACAACGTCCATCAACTGGAGTACTTCCCCGCGACGCTCGCGCACTCCGCCCGTGCCACAGAACTCGCCCGTGGGCTATGGCCAGTCGGCCAGCGTCACGCCCGTGTTGGCTCCTCtgtttcagcagcagcagacgccgAGCAGCCATAAGCGGCAGACAACGGCTGCCAAAAGCCGGAGCATcagctgcagcaacagcaacagcaatcgCATCATGGAATGCGATCTCATTCCCAGCAAGAAATCAAAGCGAAGGACAGGCAAAAGGGAAGCCGGAGGAGAGGAGCAGGCGGAGTCGGTGGAGTCCACAGTCAGAGAGCAGATAAGG GACATCAAGCCGTTGCCTGGTTTCCTGCAGGCCTTTGGCTCCACCGAAATTGGTCGCTTCTCGGAGAGGTTCCTGCAGACCCCCGAGTCGCTGGTCGAGCGCCTGGCCGAGGAATATGCCGCAAGCAACAGCACTTTCTCCCCCTATACCACGGGGGGCAACTACGAGACCCACTCCACGCCTCCTCAAAGCTATCATCCCTacgaggagcagcagcacgCTGGCTACCAGGGGCACATGCACATGGCCCATGCACGGAACCGGGGAATGCGCGGACACGCCAACTATGGCTATGAAATGCCGGACTACATGGCGTATGAGCGATATGCGGCCTACGGAGCGGGCAGGCCACGACACCGATATGGGGAGATACGCTGCAATGGCTACTAA